A single genomic interval of Metasolibacillus fluoroglycofenilyticus harbors:
- the murA gene encoding UDP-N-acetylglucosamine 1-carboxyvinyltransferase — translation MEKIIVMGGQTLQGSVKVEGAKNAVLPILAASLLASEGKNIIKDVPALADVYTIGEVLKSLNADVQYNVNNNEIVIDAARDLSSEAQFEFVSKMRASILVMGSLLARNRFARVALPGGCAIGSRPIELHLKGFEAMGAEISFGHGYVEARAEKLKGAEIYLDFPSVGATENIMTAAALAEGTTIIENAAKEPEIVDLANFINAMGGRVTGAGTATIRIEGVEKLQGITHYVIPDRIEAGTFMVAAAITRGDVIIENAIPEHMTALIAKMREMGVDITEQENGLRVRATGELKAVDIKTMPHPGFPTDMQSQMMALMLSAEGTSIITETVFENRFMHVEEFRRMNAMAKIEGRSVFVEGNSALQGAEVAATDLRAAASLILAGLVSEGVTRVTALHHLDRGYVKFHEKLAALGANIERVTEGEASVVQQDNTEQVIA, via the coding sequence GTGGAGAAAATTATCGTTATGGGTGGTCAGACTTTACAAGGTAGCGTAAAAGTTGAAGGCGCAAAAAACGCTGTATTACCTATTTTAGCAGCATCTTTATTAGCTTCTGAAGGAAAAAACATTATTAAAGACGTTCCAGCTTTAGCTGATGTATATACAATTGGTGAAGTATTAAAAAGCTTAAATGCAGATGTACAATATAATGTAAATAACAATGAGATTGTAATTGATGCGGCTCGTGATTTGTCGAGTGAGGCACAGTTTGAATTTGTTAGTAAAATGCGCGCATCTATTTTAGTTATGGGTTCACTACTTGCGCGTAATCGCTTTGCACGTGTTGCTCTACCAGGTGGCTGTGCAATTGGCTCTCGTCCAATTGAGCTGCATTTAAAAGGCTTTGAAGCGATGGGAGCTGAGATTTCTTTTGGACATGGCTATGTGGAGGCACGTGCTGAGAAATTAAAGGGAGCTGAAATTTATTTAGATTTCCCGAGCGTTGGGGCTACAGAAAATATTATGACAGCAGCAGCTTTAGCGGAAGGCACGACAATTATCGAAAATGCTGCAAAAGAGCCTGAAATTGTAGATTTAGCGAATTTTATTAATGCAATGGGTGGCCGCGTGACTGGTGCAGGAACAGCTACAATCCGTATTGAAGGTGTCGAAAAGCTCCAAGGTATTACGCATTATGTTATTCCTGATCGTATCGAGGCGGGTACATTTATGGTAGCGGCAGCTATTACACGTGGTGATGTAATTATCGAAAACGCGATACCAGAGCATATGACGGCTTTAATCGCTAAAATGCGCGAAATGGGCGTAGACATTACAGAGCAAGAAAATGGATTACGTGTGCGAGCAACGGGTGAATTAAAGGCAGTGGATATTAAAACAATGCCACATCCAGGCTTCCCAACAGATATGCAATCACAAATGATGGCATTAATGTTATCGGCTGAGGGCACAAGCATTATTACAGAAACCGTATTTGAAAATCGTTTTATGCATGTCGAAGAATTCCGTCGAATGAATGCTATGGCTAAAATTGAAGGACGCTCTGTCTTTGTCGAAGGCAATAGCGCATTACAAGGAGCCGAAGTGGCAGCAACTGATTTACGTGCTGCAGCATCACTTATTTTAGCCGGCTTGGTATCAGAAGGCGTAACGCGTGTAACTGCTTTACATCATTTAGATCGCGGCTATGTGAAATTCCATGAAAAGCTGGCAGCGTTAGGGGCAAATATCGAACGAGTAACAGAAGGCGAAGCAAGCGTTGTACAACAGGACAATACAGAACAAGTAATAGCATAA
- a CDS encoding DUF1146 family protein, with the protein MDFYTEIGQQALFGLASHIFFIAVAFYALQAFRFDQLFKKGRTFQIQLIYILFSIVIGSAVSNFFISFSQWSRSLVYIFQ; encoded by the coding sequence ATGGACTTTTATACGGAAATAGGACAACAGGCACTTTTCGGTCTAGCCTCGCATATTTTTTTCATTGCTGTGGCATTCTATGCATTACAAGCATTTCGTTTTGACCAACTGTTCAAAAAAGGTAGAACATTCCAAATTCAACTCATCTATATTTTATTCAGCATCGTCATTGGCTCAGCCGTTTCCAATTTCTTCATTAGTTTCTCTCAATGGTCAAGAAGTTTAGTCTATATTTTCCAATAA
- a CDS encoding F0F1 ATP synthase subunit epsilon, with protein sequence MKTVTVSIVTPDGPAYDSEVTMVVAKTVSGEIGVLPGHIPMVAPLAISAVKLKKQDGSTDFVAVSGGFIEIRPEKVSILAPSAEAAASIDLARAKEALNRAEGRLEGKKDDIDFKRAELALKRALNRINVHEGNI encoded by the coding sequence ATGAAGACAGTAACAGTCAGTATTGTCACTCCCGACGGTCCAGCATACGATTCTGAAGTAACAATGGTAGTTGCTAAAACAGTTTCAGGGGAAATTGGTGTACTTCCAGGCCATATTCCTATGGTTGCGCCTCTTGCAATTAGTGCTGTAAAGCTTAAAAAACAAGATGGTTCAACTGATTTTGTAGCTGTAAGTGGCGGCTTCATCGAAATTCGTCCTGAAAAAGTATCAATTTTAGCTCCTTCCGCAGAGGCAGCAGCTTCAATTGATTTAGCTCGTGCAAAGGAAGCCTTAAACCGAGCAGAAGGTCGTTTAGAAGGCAAAAAAGATGACATTGATTTCAAACGTGCTGAATTAGCGCTAAAACGTGCGTTGAATCGTATCAACGTTCATGAGGGTAACATCTAA